gtaagttttaaccagagcaCCTTAACTTTTAcatgagtacaatactcttgtgTTCTGGTGTGTGTGGCTTTAGTTGCTCCTAGAGGATGCATAGAGCATATTCTTTATCTGAATGTATTGTCTCGCTATATGGTTGACTCTGCTTTCTTGCCAGAGCAGACCCACCTTGTCACAGATTTTAACAGATTCTTAAAGCTTTAAAACTGTCTGTATTGGGCCACACTATATATAGATAAACTACATGTTTGAATGTGTTGAAATTAACTCTAAATAAGTTTAATTAATTGctcattgttattttttctgtgtattttattttattatagagATATGAATAAACCTGTATGACCTAGTAGGAGaactgttttgttgttgttctcaggaaggaaagatcatattttactgtacaactcctcaatAGCCACTCAGCACTTTGAGTGAActttagatttaaaatgtttatccTTTTCTTGACTAGATTTATAGACtagtacttttactttcacTAAAGAGAAATTTAACCAAGGTAACCGtcaggatgttttttctttaacaaactCAGATGATGATTATTGGCACTCTACCTTCTGCCTCTGACCCAAGCTCAGCAGTGATGATATCCAGGACTACATCTCTCCCTCTTGTTGGATTATCACTCACCTTCTTCCTCAAATCAAGagttaaataatttaaataggTGCTGATGGCTGCCAGATATCATTTGAGATAAATCAATCATACGGTACTGAAATACGAAAAGTTCTGCCatgaaaatttacaaaaagtGTCAGTCTAGACGGGACTCTTTGTAGCATTCATCTTTTGAAGAGACCCAGCATTCATCAACCAGTGATCAAACGTCTTGTCAGGAAAAATTGACTATAAAGATCAAACTCTGGAGCAGACTCAATGGTGGGTGGCTAATGTATCTTCCATGATCAGTTCCTTCATTTTGGAGAAGTTATCATGCAAATACCAAACAAATAACAGGACTTTCTGTGCGGTTTCAAGTTCTCACAAACTTTCCAGGTTGTCTACTCTAGCTTTTATAGAGGGTTGAATTCTGCTATTCTACAAATGAATCAACTAGTAAATACCAGTGCTTATCCCTAAATCTTCTCTGTACTTTCCTGTCTTATTTAGATACGGCCCCACTTAATAAAACTAAGGTATCAGCAGCCAAAGTGAAGAAAAGAGGTCTTCAAACCAGTCCCCATTACAGTGGGTGACATCATGGtttcttttaacactttttaaacagtCTTTGGGCTTGAAAAACACAAGAGCTTCACCATTATGGGAGTCCATCTCACTGATGACAAATGTGACACTTATAAATGACAGGGACATCCCCAAACAGTTTCCAGTTCAAAAATAGCCAACTACATTTTTTCTCATGTCAAGAGGGAAGTGTgtgactttaaaaggttttgTCTTTACTCTCTTGACATAAAGAAACTtgtaaatagaaaatgtttaCTTTGAATTCACCTTTTCCCATGTTTGCTTCAAGATTAAAAGTGTCTTCAGTTTATGTGGTTATGGgaatttttctctctttgctgtattaaatgtctgaaataaaGGACATCTTTCAAATCCTGTTTTCTCTCTACAACCACACCATCATAAAGAACTGCTCTCACCTTCTCGGATGTTGATTCTGCAGTGCCAGTAAAGCTCAGCAAACAGGCCAGTATTTGCTCTGGCTGCTGTTGTTACTGCCACTGAGGTGACAGACGACAGGAGCAAAGGACTATGAGCTGTAAACAAGAACGGAGGTCAGACTCTGCAAAAATGGGAATTCCTGTGAGAGACAAACAAGAGTTGCAGGAAGACAGCGTACTTGTGAACttgcttgaaatgtttttttcttaacaacTAATGACCTATGCATGTTTACTTTTGGTGGGGATGCTCCAACTGTAATAATGCATAGCTGTTTGTGAAGAACATGTTTCTATAGTGACCTAAAAGATTAATTGTTTCAGCCTCAGCCTCCTAGTATAAAGTTTTATTATCAAGGTTGTAAACTATACAATGTATTTTCAAGAATACCTTTCACTTTTAGGACATTTATGAACTGAATCATTGGATTTCATTAAAGTTGAGAAACCATGTGGTTGCCAAACTGTCTTGTTGTCTCCACATTGTTgaatttgttacatttttttaactacGTTTGCCTTATATTCTTTTTTTGGGTCTAATAACCCACAGATAGATAAAAGAACGTTTAGGCCTACTTTACATGAAGCTTGATGTTGTAAAactcagaggaagaaaaaaagtacaCTCTAGTTAAAATTAACTTAAAAgcactggtctataaatcttaGAATGTAAGTAGAAAGTATCTaatttaaagttgaatttaagtATTGAGTAGCTACTGGGGAGTTGTatagtaaaatatgatctttccttattggcaagaacaacaagagaataaatgtccAACCAGATTGTTCAGGTAAACTCACATCTGTATGATGAATTAAAATACATAGCAAAAAAATGACAGCATTAATTAAACTCATacatatttaacactttaaaagtatCTATATTGGTCTACACTACATATaattaaactacacttttgaatgtgtaaaatattttcacatATGACAGAGGTACAGATGCTGTAACTCTTGAAATCTGTGGCAAATCTTGgcctcctctggcaagaacaaagcagagtcaacctcaaagcaaaaaaatgcatattgatAAAGATACGCAATGTTTATCCTGTAGAAACACCGAAAGTCACAGACAGGATAtccaactcagtggataacgtcacccatggtgcaaatgtgtctcacatcaaaaacagcaacaatacACTAAAAATACCAGCATAAAAACCCAAGCAAGGATCACTGTTCAACAGGCAACGCCCAAACCCAACTAAACACacttaaaacacatctaaatgctgcccaagggcatgatgggggaACTCTGTCCATGATGGGGAAATTGCAGTTCAATTGACCCATGTGCTATTGTGTCATCAACAGAGGGGGAAAGTACAAGAATATtatactcaagttaaagtacagttaaaatttactaaagtaaaagtaaaagttattgttttaaccccttaaagcctgaaaaacacaaataatagccagaaaattctcatttttttggaactaaaatgtttatttaactttctactgaaatttaaaaaaaaaatcaaaatttccataaaatgtaacatatatatttttagtatctcatttcattcattagatgtttttggtaactgataatcaacttgagggcatttttattatttatcagattCTAAGTATGcatttttttgagtaatttattgagcatattgattagatagaggtatcataaaagtatgtatcaaataagatacaacaggcattaaggggttaaaatttcaaaaatgtaaactaaatatGAATTAAGCAGCGAACAGTACATTATATTTCACTTATTATGTTGTACATTACTATTCCAAAACCAATTAAAAAGAGCATATTCTGCTCTTTGGATGTCTAATCAAAACATCAACAGAGGAAACGTTTGGGCTATTATTATTACAAAACCACTGAACTTTAGTCATtacaaaacaacatttcagttGATTTAAGATCTTTAATACTACATATCctaaaaattatatattaaaatacatttcagaaCCAGTTTTAtgtgtgaaagaaaataaaaagttagACAAAAACCATTTAACACTTGATCATTCCCTTTCACAGAAAGTTAGCAATACCACCCTCTGGTACCACTGTACCAGAGggtggttgaagcatagttgaacacagccatgcatattcaaGAGGAATCATGGGCAGACTTACATCTAAGTACATGTTAAACATTATTCTGATTAGAGTGTAAATCTCACCaaataaccatgtttttattttacatataaCTTATCTTATGCACATATTTGTATAAAATTGGTAAACTATACAgtctgaaatcatttaaaaatttttttggaAGGCACCTGACTACCCCTCTTCAGTGTGTcgtgaccccaaagggggtcccaacccccaggttgagaaccactgcttccaAAGCCTTTGGGAAAAATATCTGAAACAAGTATGTCAGCATGGTGTTTACATCTAGAACTTACACTTAAGGGATTATGCTATATTCGgtttttgactaaaatgttttatctCTTAATCTGTTTTACAGTCCTCatattcattattttgtttggcCAAGGCTACTTCTTTTTAATGTGATacataaaatattgttttaatgatCTGACTGAAGTATAAATTATGGAGTATAAAGTCCATTTTTTCAGCAACACTTGTGTGCTTTAGTTAATCAGATATGTAATCTGAAAATAATATTTGACCTTTGGTTTATGAAGCCAACATCAAATACTCTGTGTTGCTTTATTTACTGGACTCAGAGATTGTAAATACAGCAGATAATCTGGAAGGAGCAACACGCAGTTCCAGGAACGTCCAAATCTCTGCCACAACTTCACAGTCAATACACTGAAAGTTGAGTGGGTCTGTGTGGGTAAAATCTGATGCAATTCCTGAAGACACTGTGAAGAACAAATCCAGCTGCTAATAGAATAAAATGAATGGATTAGTGCAACTTGCTGTTGTCTGAAAGCAGATTGCATCAGGTATTGACAGGAAATTGCGCTAAGAAGGAAGGAACCTAGGGTGCTCAACTGTAAACAGGGGGAAACTTTCAATGCAAATTACAAAAGAGAGCCTGCCAATCAGAGACCGCAAACGTACTGCGTCACAGCCAATCGCAACCTATCAGCGGTCACCACGATAGTAGAAAAATCGCAGGCGCAGCCCATCTTACTGAACATTTGAGGATCACCGGTGTACGGGGTACCGGAGAAACCTGAAGGTTTCTACTGAATTCAATAAGGATACCCGATTATTTCTGATTTCAGACAGTACCGACAGGATTtacaaacatggtggtggtagcagCAGGGACCGGGGGGGCGCACAAGTTGCTCCTGATATCCGGAAAGCAGACCGGCTCTTCGAGCGGCTCACAGACAGGCTTTAGCCGGCCTATCTCTGTCGTTTTACCGTCAGCGGCGAGCCAGGCGTCGTCAGATTCAGACTCCAACTCCTCTGCAGGGCCGCCCATTCGGAAAAGACAGAGACTCACACACTTGAGTCCGGAAGAGAAAGCACTTCGCAGGTTAGTCTTTTAAAAATGGCCTATATTGATGAGTGCAGTGCTTATTTTTGAAGCCGGATATTGTTTGGGGGGTTTACGACAGGGACACGCCCAAAGATATCGATCTCACAGAGGAACAATAGTAAACTGATTTGACGTTTAAATCATATCTCAGTGGAATTGGGTCAATGTTGCGTCATCTTATGTGATAAAATAGGCCATCTAAGCAGTATCAAACGGCCTTATGAAGTATCTAAGCAAATCCAACGTCCTTGTAGCTTCTTTGGACTTTACACTAGCTTGTCAAACTGCTATCTAGTTGATTTGACTGTCAGTGGACCCGCCCGGCCGGCCACTGTTACAGAACAGGACACTGATATCCTGGTATGCCTGCGTGGCAGGAACATGGCCGGTGATTGCGCAGTACGCTGAACCCAAGTCATGACAGAAGGACTTAGTCAGCATTGTGGAAAGAATGTGACACAttcctgttttttcatttcCCTGTATCTAAATATTTCAAGGAAACTCAAGAACAGAGTTGCAGCCCAGACAGCAAGGGACaggaaaaaggccaaaatgggGGAGCTGGAACAGCAAGTCCTGGAGTTGGAGCTGGAGGTACTTTCTTTGTCATCTTGCAGAATTCCTCATACAATGAAGTACTGTGTTAAATCTTCATACAGTGAAATACTATGTTAAATGCCCCCCTTGCCCCACATTACAACTTGCCCACAAATACaaagaacaaaatatttttttgtttcacatgAAGCCAGAGCAAACTGATCTAGTTTCATGTCtgcttttaaaaagatattcatCCTGAATACTGTACATACTTCTCCTTTTGAAGAGCTGCAAGTTTCAAGTCCAAACTTCTCTTTTCTCCTGCAGAATCAGAAACTTCACATTGAAAACAGACTGCTTCGGGAAAAGACAAGCGGCCTATTAACAGAAAATGAGGAACTGAGACAGAGACTTGGGTTGGACACCCTTGACTCAAAGGAGAAGGTAGGATTGTTATTAATATTCAAATGAGGGAGAAAGGGGAATTTGGATGTGCAGAATCTTGTATTTACAGtcttgtctgatttttttttttcccccctttttaaaACAGGTTCAGGGTCTGTTGTCCAACGGGAACGAAATGGGTTTGGGGATCGGGTCTTCTGAGTCCGCAGCACTCAGGCTATGTGTGCCTCCGCAGCAGGTGCAGGCCCAGCAGTCCCTAAATCTGAAGACTTCTCAATGGATACAGACAATCCTGACACTACAGACACTGAGGTAAGTCTCTGATTTAAATCCTGGTCCTAAGACAGCTCTATAATATGCAGAGTTAGGTCATGGGTTACCAGGCTAATCTCCTGttttctccccctcctctctagTCTGATTTGCTCCTGGGCATTCTGGACATCCTTGACCCAGAGATGTTCCTCAAGTCTTGTGAGCAGGAGTGCCAGGAGCCGCAGGTGCTGTTGGTCGGAGGGGGGAACCCAGTACCTCCCACCACACCTGCGCCTCTGGGGGCCCCACCAGTTAAGCTGGAGGCCCTTAATGAACTGATCCACTTTGACCACATTTACACCAAGCCCGTGGAAGAGGTGTGCGGTGGGCTGTGCAGCGACTCAGAGAGCGACACAGATGAGAAGATTGACGAGGACGCCTACCCTGTGGCCGAGATCATCGTGGAGGAGGAGACGGTGTGCGTCAAAGACGAGCCGGAGGAAGTGGTCATTCCCAGCTGTAACAACCACAGCGTGGTCGATGACTTTTTCTCTGCAGCCCCCTCCTCTGCCATCAGTGGCCTGGATAAGGAGGCCTGCCTGGCAGACACATACAGCGACTCTGGATACGAAGGGTCCCCTTCCCCTTTTAGCAACATGTCCTCTCCTTTGTGCTCTGAAAGCTCCTGGGAGGACATGTTTGCTAATGAACTCTTCCCCCAGCTTATCAGTGTCTAAATCCATCCCCTATATCCAATAACTTACATATAATATACACGTAAGAGCTAATGTGTAGTGTTCAATAACTACAGAGGCTTTATAGTAAAAGGCCACCACTGAAGCCACTTGTACCATATGTAAAGCTAAAGTTAAACTAGTAATCTCCTTTATATTACAGCAGGTCTGTACTAATGGCAATGCTGCATTGACTTGTGGGAGATGGAGTTTAAGACAGCTTCTACTGGCATCATTTAATTACAACAGGATTTAAGATTGATTGCAAATCTTTCACCGTTGTTCAAAATGAAATTTGGTGGAATCCAGTATTTCTGTAAATTAATGAGGGGGTTGGGGACCGATCATATAagtgactttttatttatttgtttattctgctttggaGTCGTCGTATGTCGTCATGTAAAAAGGCTTTCTTCTAATTTGTTGCTCGCTCTCTATGTAGTCTAATTACTGCattaaaaaacttttgcattGCATCTTCTCTCATTGTGTCTGTCACTGCAGCTGATCTTACAGGGGGAAAGGATATTTTCGTAACTGGAGTGTTGGAGATTTAAATGGGTGCTTTTGGAAAAACAGTCCTTATagaaaatatgcaaacaaaCCATGGTTATAAAGAAATACGGTTAAATGTGCTGTTAAACTGTGCCTACTTGGGACATCCAAACATTTTTGGACTGGATGAAAACAAAAGTGGCAGAGGAGCACTCTACTTCTAATGGGCTGAAAAGCCTCAGTTTTTAATCCACAgaaattttttgcatttttttgcactttttgcacagtaaatggtaaaaaaaatttgagGCATATGAGATTCTCAGTCAGGGAAAACCTGCTGGAATAAGGGTGGGTTGCATGGATTCTTCAGTGGGCAACCTGGTTGCCTGGATAGAGTTGGAGAACTGGACTAGTGTTTTACACTAGTACAGAGTGTATTTAATCACAGTGAGTCATATAAaatcagagaggggtctgggATCTTCCCTCAGGATACTTAGAACATGCAACACTAAATTCTCTGAATTCTTGAGAATATTGATCCAACAATTTGTGACGGAAGATGTTAAAAGTCTTATAAGGTTGCCAGATAATGAATGTTAGATAAGAACATATCTGAgtcaaagtgccctctaaaatTCAAGACCTTTTACTGGTAAGACTGACTTTTTAaagccttaaatttcaaatgtgcaatCTAAGTctgtttaagacttttcaaggatctgcaggaacacTGGGCATGTTAAAATTATACTCATAAATAAGTGAGCAATATACgaaaggtttttaaaatttctggaaaataatgttGTCCTAATCGATTCCAGTCCTTAGAATGTcacttaaattatttttgtttctcaCAAATCAGATGTATTTAAATTTTGCAGTGATATCAGCATAAGATTTATACCACAATAGACTAAGCAAAATTCCTGATGGTTCTATTGTTGCATagataagagaaaaaaataagtcattCAGCAGTTTGTTAGGAAATAACCAATTTTGCGAAATCAAGAAAAATCAATTCCAGTTTGACACATATTCACTCCAGGGAAAAAGTAACCTGCTTTATTGAAATGATTCATAAAGCAAAAACAGTTTCAGCTGATGGGGCTAAGTGATTATCTCTGAAAGCTATTGGCCAAAAAATCAACCCCAAATACATGAAACCTAATAAACACATTAAGACACTGCAATCTGAACAGAAGTCTTCATAAAGAAACAATAATTGAAAATTGATTAGTTAGATTTCTTTAAGTTGTGATTAGttaacatgtaaaaacagaTGTGGAGTCActttcactgcaaaaatgacGAGTTATCATAACAAATGTTATTCCTAGTCTTTGATTTGACCAATTAACAATCATAATTTAAGCATACTTTCAGATCTAATGGCTAAATAATCTCAACTATGTGCACACACTGTGTTTATCCCCCCTGTCTCTCATGTACCAGCAGAGCCATGCTTTTCTGAGAAGTGGGCCTGCTTGTGTTACATAACACTTCTAATGTAACTGGGAGTTTCCTGAGAGTCTAACCTGAGACAGGTTTTCGTCTCTGCTTCCCGGCAGAAATGGGTCAGTGTAGTATTGTTGGTGTTTTGggctgctgtaaagtgaatagGTCGAAGAGTGAACACACCTTTCCCCTCAGGCCATTGTTCTTATCACAATGAGATCCCATTCTGTGTGTCAGGGGAGACAGTCGTCCCTACAGGAGCCCAGGGCTGTGATTGGCACGACCGTCTATTGAGTCTGTTGTTGTGTAAGGCTGATTAGATCAGGTTTGTAGATGTAGTATCAATGTAATTGATCCTAACTCCACAGGGCCTGTCTGCATGTCTCTGTTAGCTTGAGCTCCTGCTCACTGATAACAGAAACCTGCATTTGTTTTGAAGTTGGTgttcatgaaatgtcaaattatcTGGAAGAGGTTGAGAAGCAAAACTTAAGTGTTGACTCAGCTATTTCATTGTAATTTGAGCTCCACTTTTTGCTGTTGTGGTCGGTTAAAGGAAACCACATCATCCTTTGACGTATGCCTGCCTCAGCTACCCTGAAACATTGTGGTTAGAAGCTCAACATTTCCTGCTTGTAGAAGTGAAATCACAGCATACTGTCAATCAGCCTGACAGCTGTGGagctgaaactgaaaaataactACTGGAGCAGGTCTTTCAATTTCAGGATTCTGGTTTATTTTGGGGTAACAAGCCAGtttctgtttcagctctgcatGTACAGTACTTAActaatttattagaccaccacccaaagtaaggtttatgccacagctgccctaaataaacagttttgataattaccaaaatcattttttatgtttctgcaatggttaatacaccaatatgtagaagctctgtaacccaaatgatatttttaaagctaaaatataatgatgattgttatccatgaattttcaaatttactgatttacaaaaaactgaaaaaatagtaaagcacattaatatgtcaaattatagttatttacttgcattcctgaacagaaaaattagttgtagtggttgaatgttatgcttgattaatttctgacttctcagagaagcccagtgagccggctcaaatttgtgtattaaaaaggtgaattcagtttaaaattcctcattcttgttcaaaatgttaaaatgtggagagctcactgaaaatgaaagagtccgcattaaagcgcttcatgatgctggatggtctctgagacaaatatgacaggtggtctaataaatttgttaagcactgtatgtgttaCTACTTTTCTTAAACTATGAGCTGGGTAAAAATGAGTGTACAAATGCGAATTTTGTAAATTTTAGTAAGGGATGTTTACATTACAGGagttttctgcatttattaGGATGGGAAGCCTTAACCCTTACTGTGACCAAAATACAACATCTCTAAAAAAATCTGCAGGCAAAGCTTTCTGCCCTaactttgtttttgattttcagaTCTTTTCAACTTGTCTTTTGTAGAAGAATATTTTCTTGTGTCCAGGCATAACTGCATTTATAGGTTtcagaaaaagataaaaatgtgacaaatcaCCTCAAagacaacaccaaaacaacccATGATTGAAAACTTAGAGCTTTGGGAAAATAAATCCTTACTCTAGTCTACATTTCAGTCAGTCAGACTCTACCtgttgctaccattacaccatggatacaaaagaacactccaagcaactcagagaaaaggtaattGGAAATAAACagtggatggatacaaaacatttccaaggcactgaatatccctcagagttcagttaaatccatcatcaatatATTAAAGGAATATggcgcatgtgtaaatctgtctagatcaggcctTCCTCAAAAACTGACTGACAGGCAAGAAGGTGATGGTGAGAGAGCCCACCAAGACACcaagactactctgaaggagctacaagcttcagcagtttgctgaaaggcatgtgggagactccatgatcaagtggaagaaagttcttttgtctgataagaccaaaataGTCCCTTaaggtcatcagacaagactctATATTTTGCACACACCTAACACTGTACATCACCCACTGTGAAGtgcggtggtggcagcatcatgctgtggggatgcttcttggcagccagccctggaggCCTTGAAAAGGTAGAAGGCAAAATGAATGTGgccaaatataggaaaatcctggaggacaatcttattcagtctgcaagagaactatggtttgggagaagatttactATTATGACAGTGACCCAAAGCATATGGTAAAAGctccacagaaatggtttaaagacgacaaggtaaatgttctggagtggccaagtcaaagcatAGACCTCAATCAAATAAAGAATTTGtggttggacttgaaaaaggctgttcacacctgaccCCTGTGCAACATTATTACCTCTGTCAGGggggttatgtgatcgggtgggtttgttcgtttgtaagtttgttcatttgttagtttgttagcaacataactcaaaaagttgtggacggattttgatgaaattttcaggaaatgtcagacatGGCTTAAGgtagaactgattagattttgggattttgggagtgatccagatcaccgtctggattcagaaattttttaaaggattcttaaCTATTgcgagatagggctaatggcagagatctgcgctgttaccactttacaccaggagatggaggacatgagtaacttcaatcccagcagcatttgtgggtgtgtctCTAcccaaagttttggagttaatagagtttgaaagacgcacacccggttgaggagacgagacgggacggagcgtaacagagggaaagacagcgaattgtagtgagaatactcaaaATGCTGgaagaa
The Cheilinus undulatus linkage group 5, ASM1832078v1, whole genome shotgun sequence DNA segment above includes these coding regions:
- the xbp1 gene encoding LOW QUALITY PROTEIN: X-box-binding protein 1 (The sequence of the model RefSeq protein was modified relative to this genomic sequence to represent the inferred CDS: deleted 2 bases in 1 codon), with amino-acid sequence MVVVAAGTGGAHKLLLISGKQTGSSSGSQTGFSRPISVVLPSAASQASSDSDSNSSAGPPIRKRQRLTHLSPEEKALRRKLKNRVAAQTARDRKKAKMGELEQQVLELELENQKLHIENRLLREKTSGLLTENEELRQRLGLDTLDSKEKVQGLLSNGNEMGLGIGSSERSTQAMCASAAGAGPAVPKSEDFSMDTDNPDTTDTESDLLLGILDILDPEMFLKSCEQECQEPQVLLVGGGNPVPPTTPAPLGAPPVKLEALNELIHFDHIYTKPVEEVCGGLCSDSESDTDEKIDEDAYPVAEIIVEEETVCVKDEPEEVVIPSCNNHSVVDDFFSAAPSSAISGLDKEACLADTYSDSGYEGSPSPFSNMSSPLCSESSWEDMFANELFPQLISV